Proteins from a single region of Chloroflexota bacterium:
- a CDS encoding (Fe-S)-binding protein — MTSLLQQIIPGQQVTGPEFPDYDVLQGCIRCGRCLPVCPTYQETTLETMSPRGRLALLRAVEDGKLDLTSSIADYLYHCLDCRACNTVCPPGVPIGELILDGRAAYAVKAGRPWWARIALDRFLTSARAMEPVMRMARLYQRLGLPRVVRPVLRALKGRHPAFHTLFHMEGLLPRLPSQPLHARLAEVTPAQGERRYRVGFFLGCMMSQVLADVSQATVRVLTRNGCEVVTPPGQVCCGAPHDDQGNKRMARDLARRNIDLFARYQDLDVIVADCAACAGMIKEYPHLLRDDPVYYPRALAMARRMRDVSEWLAEVLDDAVPLAEVRCTVTYHEPCHLANAQGVREPPVRVLRRIPGLELRPLPDSTRCCGSAGIYNLTHPEMADRLLEDKVRKIAGTGADTVVTGNPGCLLQIQMGVREHGIPVRVRHLTQLLDEAYARAESSRAR; from the coding sequence ATGACATCGTTGCTACAACAGATCATCCCTGGGCAACAGGTTACGGGGCCGGAGTTCCCCGATTATGATGTGCTGCAGGGCTGCATCCGCTGCGGTCGTTGCCTGCCGGTGTGCCCTACCTATCAGGAGACCACGCTGGAGACGATGTCCCCGCGCGGCCGGCTGGCGTTGCTGCGAGCGGTGGAGGACGGGAAGCTGGATTTGACCTCCAGCATCGCCGATTATCTCTATCACTGCCTGGACTGCCGGGCCTGCAACACGGTGTGTCCTCCCGGAGTACCCATCGGGGAGCTGATCCTGGATGGGAGAGCGGCCTACGCCGTGAAGGCAGGGCGTCCATGGTGGGCGCGCATCGCGCTGGACCGTTTCCTCACGTCCGCGCGTGCGATGGAGCCGGTGATGAGGATGGCGCGCCTGTATCAGCGGCTGGGGCTTCCCCGCGTGGTGCGCCCCGTTCTGCGGGCGTTGAAGGGCCGGCATCCGGCCTTCCATACCTTGTTTCATATGGAAGGGCTGCTGCCCCGGCTTCCCTCCCAGCCGTTGCACGCCCGGCTGGCGGAGGTCACGCCGGCGCAAGGTGAGCGTCGTTACCGTGTCGGCTTCTTTTTGGGTTGTATGATGAGCCAGGTGTTGGCCGATGTCAGCCAGGCCACGGTGCGCGTCCTGACCCGCAATGGGTGCGAGGTGGTGACGCCGCCCGGACAGGTGTGCTGCGGCGCTCCGCATGACGATCAGGGCAACAAGCGGATGGCTCGCGATCTGGCGCGCCGCAATATCGATCTGTTCGCCCGGTATCAGGATCTGGATGTGATCGTGGCGGACTGCGCGGCGTGCGCCGGAATGATCAAGGAGTACCCGCACCTGTTGCGTGACGATCCGGTATACTATCCGCGGGCGCTGGCCATGGCTCGCCGTATGCGGGATGTAAGTGAGTGGCTGGCCGAGGTTCTGGATGATGCCGTCCCCCTGGCGGAGGTGCGCTGTACGGTCACGTACCACGAGCCCTGTCATTTGGCCAACGCGCAGGGGGTTCGGGAGCCGCCCGTTCGGGTATTGCGTCGCATACCCGGCCTGGAGTTGAGGCCCTTGCCCGACAGCACGCGGTGTTGCGGGAGCGCGGGCATCTACAATCTGACCCACCCGGAGATGGCCGATCGGCTGTTGGAGGACAAGGTGCGGAAGATCGCCGGCACAGGAGCGGATACGGTGGTCACGGGAAACCCCGGCTGCCTGCTCCAGATCCAGATGGGCGTTCGTGAGCATGGGATCCCCGTGCGGGTGCGGCATCTCACGCAATTGTTGGATGAGGCGTATGCCCGGGCCGAGTCTTCCAGGGCGAGATAG
- a CDS encoding Mrp/NBP35 family ATP-binding protein: MSDEEKGVLTEQDVLNVLRNVQEPELHRDLVSLNMVRDIRVQDGVVSLTIMLTTPACPLRTQIEDDVRRAVMTLPGVKDVHVKMDANVRSDQRIAGRLEIPVRNILAVASGKGGVGKTTVAVNLAVALAQLGAKTGILDADIYGPNVPIMMGVSELPPPRGDKLVPPKAYGVEVMSMGFLIPKDQPVIWRGPMLHQAIRQLFTDVDWGELDYMIVDLPPGTGDAQLSLAQSVPVTGGIIVTTPQEVALADARRGLHAFQRLDVPVLGIIENMAGDVFGEGGGEKAARELGLPFLGRIYLDREIRESGDSGRPIVAVAPESASAQAFRKLAETIAARVSVMSFRPDPELKVI; this comes from the coding sequence ATGAGCGACGAAGAGAAGGGCGTCCTTACGGAACAGGACGTCTTAAACGTGTTGAGGAATGTACAGGAGCCGGAGCTGCACCGTGACCTGGTCAGTCTGAACATGGTTCGTGATATCCGGGTCCAGGACGGGGTGGTGAGCCTGACCATCATGTTGACCACTCCCGCCTGTCCGCTTCGCACTCAGATCGAGGACGATGTGCGGCGAGCGGTGATGACCCTGCCCGGTGTGAAGGATGTCCACGTGAAGATGGACGCCAACGTGCGATCGGATCAGCGGATCGCCGGGCGGCTGGAGATCCCCGTCCGCAACATCCTGGCCGTCGCCTCCGGGAAGGGGGGCGTGGGCAAGACCACGGTGGCCGTCAACCTGGCCGTCGCCCTGGCGCAGTTGGGGGCCAAAACGGGCATCCTAGACGCCGACATCTACGGGCCTAACGTGCCCATCATGATGGGGGTGTCAGAGCTGCCTCCCCCGCGCGGCGACAAGCTAGTGCCGCCCAAGGCCTATGGCGTGGAGGTCATGTCCATGGGGTTCCTCATCCCCAAGGACCAGCCCGTCATCTGGCGAGGGCCCATGCTCCATCAGGCCATCCGCCAGCTCTTCACGGACGTGGACTGGGGGGAGCTGGATTACATGATCGTGGATCTGCCTCCCGGTACGGGCGACGCGCAGCTCTCGCTGGCGCAGTCGGTGCCTGTGACCGGCGGGATCATCGTGACCACGCCGCAGGAGGTCGCGTTGGCCGACGCCCGCCGGGGGCTGCACGCCTTCCAGCGGCTGGATGTGCCCGTGCTGGGCATCATCGAGAACATGGCCGGCGACGTCTTCGGCGAGGGCGGTGGCGAGAAGGCCGCGCGTGAGCTGGGATTGCCCTTCCTGGGCCGGATCTACCTGGATCGGGAGATCCGGGAGAGCGGCGATAGCGGCCGGCCGATCGTCGCCGTTGCGCCGGAATCCGCCTCGGCGCAGGCCTTCCGTAAGCTGGCCGAGACCATCGCCGCCCGGGTCAGCGTCATGTCCTTCCGGCCGGATCCGGAGCTCAAGGTCATCTAA
- a CDS encoding NAD(P)/FAD-dependent oxidoreductase: protein MNGTTRIGIIGGGIAGLTAAYELASRGYAVTVLEGAPYLGGLASGFRADSWDWPLERFYHHLFASDKDILELAQEIGARVFFRRPITAMYYRGANYPFDTPLRLLRFPHLSLWEKFRMGLVIAYLRWVSRDWRRFERERAHHWLKRWMGERAYQTLWEPLLVGKFGDYYQDINLAWFWARIFKRSPALGYFEGGFQAFIDRLAERAEERGAHIRRSARVEHIRPDEEGLAVITPDGEERFDVVISTVSPALMARLTPALPRDYLDGLLELRSLGAVVMTVALDRPLTQRLYWINLPKREGMPFLALVEHTNYIEPKHYGGQHLVYLGDYLPTEHAYFQMTLEELADLFLPTLKEFNPSFDRSWVQGMWLHRESYAQPVVSLHYSQRIPSLATPVPGLYFASMSQVYPWDRGTNYAVRLGRDVARMADEDVRLRRIRDREAWLAAPRPPVGMAP, encoded by the coding sequence ATGAATGGAACCACGCGCATCGGCATCATCGGGGGCGGAATCGCCGGCCTCACGGCCGCGTATGAACTGGCGTCTCGCGGGTATGCCGTCACCGTTCTGGAGGGAGCTCCCTATTTGGGCGGGCTGGCCTCCGGCTTTCGGGCCGACTCCTGGGACTGGCCGTTAGAGCGCTTTTACCATCATCTGTTCGCCTCCGACAAGGACATCCTGGAGCTGGCGCAGGAGATCGGCGCCCGGGTGTTCTTTCGCCGCCCCATCACCGCCATGTACTATCGAGGGGCCAACTACCCCTTTGACACCCCCCTTCGTCTGCTGCGATTCCCCCATCTCTCCCTGTGGGAGAAGTTCCGCATGGGGCTGGTCATCGCGTACCTGCGCTGGGTCAGCCGGGATTGGCGTCGATTCGAGCGGGAGCGAGCCCATCATTGGCTGAAACGCTGGATGGGGGAGCGGGCGTACCAGACGTTGTGGGAGCCCCTGCTGGTCGGCAAGTTCGGGGACTACTATCAGGACATCAATCTCGCCTGGTTCTGGGCGCGCATTTTCAAGCGCAGCCCGGCCTTGGGCTATTTTGAGGGCGGGTTTCAGGCGTTCATCGACCGGTTGGCCGAGAGGGCGGAGGAGCGCGGCGCCCATATCCGGCGATCCGCTCGGGTGGAGCATATTCGGCCGGACGAGGAGGGATTGGCGGTCATCACGCCGGATGGCGAGGAGCGCTTCGATGTGGTCATCAGCACCGTGTCTCCCGCCCTCATGGCGAGGCTCACGCCCGCCCTGCCGCGCGATTACCTGGATGGGCTGCTGGAGCTTCGCTCGCTGGGCGCGGTGGTCATGACGGTCGCGCTGGATCGCCCCCTTACCCAGAGGCTCTATTGGATCAACCTGCCCAAGCGGGAGGGGATGCCCTTCCTGGCCCTCGTCGAGCATACCAACTACATCGAGCCCAAGCACTACGGGGGGCAGCACCTGGTCTACCTGGGCGATTACCTGCCCACGGAGCACGCGTACTTCCAGATGACCCTTGAGGAGCTGGCCGATCTCTTCCTGCCCACGCTGAAGGAGTTCAACCCGTCCTTCGATCGATCGTGGGTGCAGGGCATGTGGCTTCATCGGGAGAGCTACGCGCAGCCGGTGGTGTCCCTGCATTACTCGCAGCGCATCCCGTCGTTGGCGACCCCCGTGCCGGGGCTGTACTTTGCCAGTATGAGCCAGGTGTATCCATGGGATCGGGGCACGAATTATGCCGTCCGGTTGGGGCGAGATGTGGCTCGCATGGCCGATGAGGATGTCCGGCTGCGTCGGATTCGGGATCGAGAGGCGTGGCTGGCTGCCCCCCGGCCGCCGGTGGGGATGGCGCCCTGA
- a CDS encoding 4Fe-4S dicluster domain-containing protein, translated as MFGVGVLKGLGVTMKHWIYTYIDDLQKIPSRYAGGREILRQRPDEEGIFTIQYPEERRVIPERFRFIPMLLYDAKTGKERCTACGICSKVCPPQCIWIVRDKDEKGKPITRPAEFYIDVSICMSCGFCAEFCPFDAIRMDHDYELAVYERYPRLIYTKQELMVPLEYYAALYPNQFAAEEEARAAKEKARQARASRQAGAAAKGGGRGKLSPEEIERRRAAAAARRAQRQAKQKPEEESGEQE; from the coding sequence ATGTTTGGTGTGGGGGTGCTCAAGGGCTTGGGCGTCACCATGAAGCATTGGATCTACACGTATATCGATGATCTGCAGAAGATCCCGAGTCGGTACGCGGGTGGGCGGGAGATCCTCCGACAGAGGCCTGATGAGGAGGGGATCTTCACGATCCAGTACCCGGAGGAGCGGCGCGTGATCCCCGAGCGCTTCCGCTTCATCCCTATGCTGCTCTATGACGCCAAGACGGGGAAGGAGCGCTGCACGGCGTGCGGCATCTGCTCCAAGGTCTGCCCGCCGCAGTGCATCTGGATCGTGCGCGATAAGGACGAGAAGGGCAAGCCGATCACCCGGCCGGCCGAGTTCTATATCGACGTGTCCATCTGCATGAGCTGCGGATTTTGCGCCGAGTTCTGTCCGTTTGATGCGATCCGCATGGACCACGATTACGAGCTGGCCGTGTACGAGCGCTATCCGCGGCTGATTTATACCAAGCAGGAGCTGATGGTGCCCCTGGAGTACTATGCGGCGCTGTACCCGAATCAGTTCGCCGCTGAGGAGGAGGCCCGGGCGGCCAAGGAGAAGGCCAGGCAAGCCCGTGCGTCGCGACAGGCCGGCGCCGCTGCCAAGGGGGGCGGGCGGGGCAAGCTGAGCCCCGAGGAGATCGAGCGACGCAGGGCCGCAGCGGCCGCCCGCCGGGCTCAGAGGCAGGCGAAACAGAAGCCGGAGGAGGAATCCGGAGAACAGGAGTGA
- a CDS encoding NADH-quinone oxidoreductase subunit D, protein MSEATVETHEALPYNDAVPGAVLERMENGSLIVAPDKLLRLGLYLRDHEGYDFLSSVTGVDYLGYKGRDETNRFEVVYHLYSTKRGGGPVVLKVRMPESNPEVPSVVSVWPGAELQEREIWDLYGIRFIGHPNLRRILLWEGFHGHPMRKDWHEAYYEADRKPFRSRHPDGRHTWAEDRAPWHDNVMYPDGWDPETWQQPVVQYRLPVEPPPGAESDLKTERIVVNFGPHHPSTHGVFRMVVTLEGETIVGLEPEVGYLHRNHEKIGERNTYLMNMPFTDRLDYLCSMSNNLGYALAVEKLMGLEVPERAQYIRIIMAELTRVLNHAWAIGFLLNDLGAFFTPALYAIEERELILDLFEAASGSRMMCNYMRFGGVAHDVSEEWLEQCRYLVNERLPRRIDELERLLTENEILVARCKGVGYLSPEDVVALSVSGPLLRASGVQYDIRKAEPYCIYDRFDFDIPVFYGGDVYDRYRVRVEEMRQALRILKQALADIPEGEVMSGKKQYSFRVPPGEVYSRIEAPKGELGFYIVSDGSPNPFRYHIRAPSFINLTALGPMSVGYKVADAIINLGAIDIVLGETDR, encoded by the coding sequence CCGGGCGCGGTCCTGGAGCGCATGGAGAACGGCTCTCTGATCGTGGCGCCGGATAAGCTGTTGCGGCTGGGGTTGTATCTGCGCGATCATGAGGGCTACGATTTCCTGTCCAGCGTCACCGGCGTGGATTATCTGGGGTACAAAGGCCGCGACGAAACCAATCGCTTTGAGGTCGTGTATCACCTGTACTCCACCAAACGCGGCGGCGGGCCGGTCGTGCTGAAGGTGCGCATGCCGGAGTCGAATCCGGAGGTGCCTTCCGTGGTGTCCGTGTGGCCGGGGGCCGAGCTGCAGGAGCGGGAAATCTGGGATCTCTACGGGATTCGGTTCATCGGCCATCCCAACCTGCGTCGCATCCTGTTGTGGGAGGGGTTCCACGGGCACCCCATGCGCAAGGACTGGCACGAGGCGTATTACGAGGCCGATCGCAAGCCGTTCCGCAGCCGGCATCCCGACGGCCGCCATACCTGGGCGGAGGATCGGGCGCCCTGGCATGATAACGTGATGTACCCGGACGGTTGGGACCCGGAGACGTGGCAACAGCCGGTCGTGCAGTACCGGCTGCCGGTGGAGCCCCCGCCAGGCGCCGAGAGCGATCTGAAGACGGAGCGGATCGTGGTCAACTTCGGCCCTCATCATCCCAGCACCCACGGCGTGTTCCGCATGGTCGTCACCCTGGAGGGGGAGACCATCGTCGGGCTGGAGCCGGAGGTGGGATATCTCCATCGGAACCACGAGAAGATCGGGGAGCGGAATACGTACCTGATGAACATGCCGTTCACCGATCGGCTGGACTATCTCTGCTCTATGTCCAACAACCTGGGGTACGCGCTGGCCGTTGAGAAACTGATGGGGCTGGAGGTCCCGGAGCGGGCCCAGTATATTCGGATCATTATGGCGGAGCTCACGCGCGTGCTCAACCACGCGTGGGCGATCGGGTTCCTGCTGAACGATCTGGGAGCGTTCTTCACGCCGGCGCTCTACGCCATCGAGGAGCGGGAGCTGATCCTGGATCTGTTCGAGGCCGCCTCGGGCAGCCGCATGATGTGCAACTACATGCGATTTGGAGGCGTCGCTCATGACGTCTCGGAGGAGTGGCTGGAGCAGTGTCGCTATCTCGTCAATGAGCGGTTGCCCCGCCGGATCGATGAACTCGAGCGGCTGTTGACGGAGAATGAGATCCTGGTCGCCCGATGCAAGGGGGTGGGCTATCTATCGCCTGAGGACGTGGTCGCCCTCAGCGTCAGCGGCCCCCTGCTGCGCGCCTCTGGCGTCCAGTACGATATCCGTAAGGCGGAACCCTACTGCATCTACGACCGTTTCGATTTTGACATTCCCGTGTTCTACGGCGGCGACGTCTACGACCGCTATCGTGTGCGTGTGGAGGAGATGCGCCAGGCCTTGCGCATATTGAAGCAGGCGTTGGCCGATATCCCCGAGGGCGAGGTGATGAGCGGGAAGAAGCAGTACTCCTTCCGCGTGCCGCCGGGCGAGGTGTATAGCCGCATCGAAGCGCCCAAGGGCGAGTTGGGCTTCTACATCGTGAGCGATGGCAGCCCCAATCCGTTCCGATACCACATACGAGCGCCCAGCTTCATCAATCTCACCGCGCTGGGGCCCATGTCCGTCGGGTACAAGGTGGCGGATGCCATCATCAATCTGGGGGCCATCGACATCGTGCTGGGCGAGACGGATCGCTGA